CTTCTGCCATATTTGCCACAAAATAAAATTCCAGAAAAATCAACATCCAAAAGTACTCTATTTTTCGAGTCAATACTATTAGTTTAATTATGCGCATGACTACACTGAAGAAATGTAAGATAAAGACACAGAATCCAATCATGCCTAATTGTAAAAAGATATCTAAAAAACCATTATGAGCATGAAATATAATTTCACCACTAGCAAATTTTTCATCTAAGCCAGCCCATGTATTCATAATCACTTGATTACCATAACTGGATGTCCAAAATGCATTATATCCATAGCCCCAAAATGGTCTTTGTATACCTTGTAGTATTGATAGTTCCCAGATAGGAGTACGACCATTAAGTTCTAAATTTTTTCCTAGGATATCGACTACTATGGTTTCTAGATTCACAGCTAGTAAGGTAGCGATACTACTGCCAACTAGTAGGGCTATAAGTAGGGAAAATGCTCTGGCTTTTTTCTGCTGGATAACTTTATATAAAGGAAGTAAAGAGATGAGTAAGACCAGAGATATTAGAGCAGTTTTGCTTTGAGAGAGGATAATAAGAGCAACTGCTAATATCAATCCTGCAATATTTATGAATCGACGATGAGATTTATCCAACAATAGAACTAAAAAGATGGAGGCAGTAAAACTCATAAAACGTCCTAAATTTTGTTTATGAGCAAAAATTCCTTGCCATGCTCCAGTACTCGTAATAGTGCTGTCAATTGCTAGAGATGGCAAGCTCAAACAAGCGATAATACTTAAAATAGCAGCGATCGCCGTCACCCAGCACAGTAAACGCAAGATTTCTCTTGGCGTGTATTGGGTAGATAAATATATACCAAACAATGTAGAACGTAATGCGGCTCGAATATGCATAAAAGTATCCGAGGGACTGACAGACCATAAAATGGAAATCACCGCCAATCCAACAAATATTAATAGGGACATGTCCCTTGTAGCAACGTAGGCAAATCTCGGCAAACGGCGCAGAATCAAGAAAATTACTAATGCATAGGTCAGGATATTAACAAAAGATGAATTCAGTAATGGAATCCATGTAGCTTCAGCAATCAATAACAATAATCCGACAATGTATATCTCTATATTGTTAAAGAACAGATTGATTGATTTATTATTCAAGATTTATACCTTGATGTTTTCAGAATAACTCAAGTTTCGGCTCAAAGGGTAAAAATGCTGATTTACAAAGTGAATTACCAGATTTAAATATCTCAAATTCGTGAAAAATTATGATATTCTAAGGAATTATTTACCCTTGGGATGATTTGTAATCTAGGATTTGCTGGAAGAGAGACTCGTATCTTTTTGATTGCAACTCTAAACTGAATTCCTGCTCTACTTTGAGTCTGGCATTTTGTGAAAGAATCTGATGTCTGGCTTTTTCTTCTAAAACCCAAGTGATTCCTTTGGCTAAATCATCGATTTCAAATATTTGAGCCAAATAACCATTTTTTTTATGGTCTATAATATCGTTTAATCCAGTGGTATTGAAAGCAACAACTGGTGTTCCACAGGCTAAAGATTCGGAGGCAGTTTGTCCGAAAGATTCTTGAATTGATGGAACTAGCATTAAGTCTGCTGCTGAATAGACTAGAGCTAGAGATAAATCATCACTTAATTGCCCCAAATAATGGCTTTTAAAACCG
The Calothrix sp. 336/3 DNA segment above includes these coding regions:
- a CDS encoding O-antigen ligase; this translates as MNNKSINLFFNNIEIYIVGLLLLIAEATWIPLLNSSFVNILTYALVIFLILRRLPRFAYVATRDMSLLIFVGLAVISILWSVSPSDTFMHIRAALRSTLFGIYLSTQYTPREILRLLCWVTAIAAILSIIACLSLPSLAIDSTITSTGAWQGIFAHKQNLGRFMSFTASIFLVLLLDKSHRRFINIAGLILAVALIILSQSKTALISLVLLISLLPLYKVIQQKKARAFSLLIALLVGSSIATLLAVNLETIVVDILGKNLELNGRTPIWELSILQGIQRPFWGYGYNAFWTSSYGNQVIMNTWAGLDEKFASGEIIFHAHNGFLDIFLQLGMIGFCVFILHFFSVVMRIIKLIVLTRKIEYFWMLIFLEFYFVANMAEGLIILPTNGIYWVIYISIVLSSAVELKRIEFMQKSIALSF